The following nucleotide sequence is from Falco naumanni isolate bFalNau1 chromosome 6, bFalNau1.pat, whole genome shotgun sequence.
CTAGGCAGCAAAGGAGTATCTAACTTGTCTCAACAAACACCCAGATTCAATCCCATTATGGTAACTTTAGCCCCAAATATTCAGCCTGGTCGCAATACCCCTACATCTTTGCACATACATGGTGTACCTCCTCCTGTACTTAACAGTCCACAGGGAAATTCTATCTATATTAGGCCTTACATCACAGCTCCTAGTGGTACCACTCgacagacacagcagcagccgGGCTGGGCATCTCAGTTTAATCCCATGCATCCTCAGCAAGCCTACCAGCCTTCGCAGCCAAGTCCCTGGACTACTCTTCCTACATCCAGTACTACGCCACATACCTCATCGCAACACTCAACGCAGGCAAATCAGCAAGGCCACCAGACTTCTCATGTCTATATGCCTATCAGTTCTCCTACAACTCCACAAGCACCTATGATTCATTCATCTGGTAGCTCACAATCCTCTGCTCACAGCCAATACAACATTCAGAATATATCCACAGGACCTCGCAAAAACCAAATTGAAATCAAACTTGAACCACCACAAAGAAACAGTTCTTCTAAGTTGCGTTCAACTGGCCCTCGCACCTCCGCTACTTCCTCTTCCCTCAACAGCCAGACATTAAGTAGAAGTCAACCCACTGTTTACATATCGGCCAGTCCTCCAAATACTGATGAAGTGATCACACGCGGTCAGCCCAAGGTCTACATTTCAGCAAATGCCACAACAGGAGATGATCAAGTTGTTCGGAACCAGCCCACGCTTTTCATATCAACAAATCCTGGAGTATCTGCCACTTCTAGGAATATGTCTGGTCAAGTAAGCATGGGTCCTGCATTTATTCATCACCATCCACCCAAGAGTCGAGCAGTGGGCAACAGCACCACTGCAACCTCTCCTCGAGTGGTGGTTACGCAACCTAAcacaaaatatacttttaaaattacagtttctcCAAATAAGCCCCCTGCAGTTTCCCCAGGGGTAGTGTCCCCAACCTTTGAACCTACAAACCTTCTAAACCTTCCTGATCACTATGTTGAACCAGAGGGTATCCAGCATCTTACTGACCCTGTTTTAGCACATGTGGATAGGATCAGTGATGCACGGAAATTGAGTATGGGATCTGATGATGCTGCCTACACGCAAGGTAATATTCTTAATATAAATAGTAGAGATTTCAACCAGGTTGTCAGTCCAGTACAGAGCAGGAAGCCGTTGATAACCTTTGTGATGTTAATACTGTATCTTCAACTTTAGCATTCATGAGCatttcctaaataaataaaaaagctttataaGCAAATCATAGATTTCTTTATATGGGAAAGACATGCAActaaatatttggaaataattcTTCTGTTTGTCTTAAGTAGATATGTTATCTGCTTAATGAAGTGGAGTCAtagcatcttcatttttttgttgttctgaaaGAAACATGTAAGCTTGTTCGATTTGTCATAATGATTTAAAGTTACAAGTCTACTGGCAGATTTTTGAATCAGTTGAGATACTGTTTCCACTGGATAAtgttcccatttttctttttgtgagtATTATTtaagaagcaagaaaaacagaCTTCAAAAGCAATTAGTGGGACAAAGTGTTGGCCTGAcaataaaatgcttaaaatcTTGATACTTATGTTATGTTTGAAAACAGGAGAAGGACTGCCACACCaaagaaagctattttaaagCATCGGTGGTAATGGGAGGGTAAAACTTCAAAGAGATGATGTGGCAACCCGACCTgttaatctttttcttctatttctatgtttttgcatgcttttattACCAACTTGATGGTTTATTAACCCTCGTGGCCTTTTGGATAAAGGTGGTGAATGAGTCTTAGGATACTTAAGTAGTGTTCAGGGTGGGTTgtcaaaatatttgtctttgaCCTCATTGGTCCTCTTTGGACTTAGCGAACAATTCAATGTTGTTAAACTGGCTTGTTCCAAGACAGTTCTAAACATTCTTTAGATTAATTTAGCCATTTTGGTTTGTAAAAGTAAGTACAGTGATCAGGACACTGGAAACCTAGTCTTTATCTGGAGTCCTACAGTAATGAAGTAAATAACTGATTGTAGCTTGTGCAGTATGTCTGGATGTAATTATACCTTTGGTGAGAGAATAATCCATCCTAACTCAAGTGTCTAAAAGGGTAGGTGTCCAACCAAAAAACCAGATCATCCTAGGCTGTTTTGCATAATCAGTGGAGAGTTTAAAGAACTTCAGAAACAGATTAATCTGTAGATAAGCAAAATAAGTAGCCCTCCAGAAGTGGTATTCCCTTTCCTTAATCTGAAGAGAGACTTGAATGGCTGTTCTAGAAGACTGTAGATATCCAGAAAGTAAGCAATCGAAATCTTGTCCTTAGGCTCTAAATATTCTTTTAGATCATGAACTTGCTTTCCAAGCATTCTGCATTTTAGGTACCTGTTGGGAAGAGTGTCCCCTTATCCTGTTCTGTCTTTCTGATGGGACTGACTTCTACCAGGTCTAGCTTTTAATTACTTGTACCCCTGGTAGTGATGGCTGCTGTAATCTGTCTTCCTGCGCGATCCTGCACAATTCCTGCATAATCTCAACAGGCTGTGGGTATCAGCATCCAGTTTATCGAGCTGGGGTGACCTTGCGATGTCTGTTTCTGCTATGCAGCCTAGAATTCAAAAGTGTTGACTGGCTCATACCTGCTGTGGAGCCCAGTTGTTCCTGAAGCCAAGACATAGACACAGTTTTTAGATGAAGTGTACATGCATAATGTGGGCTGGTGCAGCTTTAGGGACCTTAGGGAAACACTATCTTTCTGTGTCCTTCACTAGTTCATACAGTCATGCTTCTGAGGTTCTTTACATTCAGAAGCGTTTGGGATTTCTGGCATGATGTTGTTCCATTTCTGCTGCAACAagtgcaatatttttatttttttttaagtttttgtaACTATTTAATCTTTGGAAAGTTGAGGAGTGTGTGATAGACTTGTATGATCTTGATGTCTGGCAGTCCTAATTATTGCTTATAAAAAACTGTTTTATAGGtgtgtttttctgttacatACTGAAAAGGATTTGAGTTACTTGATGCTTTCCATTGTGAGGCCATGTTCTGTGCTGCTTATAATTTATCCAGACTGTGCACAAAACCTTTCATGCTAGGTGCTtatctcattttaattttagtcAGAACAGGTGAGTAGTTCCTCCGGCCATGATTagagaaaactgtatttttatcagcttttcCGTTTCTGCCCAGAATGCTCCTTATCTTGGCAGGGAGAACTGAAACTGGCTTGGGGTAGAAGGAATGTGGAAGGTGGAGTTGGTTTGTTGTCAAAAGGGGTTTCCTTTACTTTGTTCTGGTGAAATACATTTATGTGCGTGGTCCAACCCAGGAGAATAGAAGTCCCGTTGAGCCTATCTGCAAGTGCTTCTGCCTGCCACCTAAGAAGCTTTACTTCAGTTATGGCGTGTGTAACCACTCCAGTCATCTTCCATGATtagatttctggttttcctctcaAGTAAGTCAGAGTGGCTAGTAGAAGACAGCCACAGAtctctttctttgctgtcagaACTGGAGGTTATATGACATGAAAAGGAGTAGGGTACTGCTCAGATAAAATCAGCGTGGTCACCCGGGAGTACTAGGTTGTATCTCCTCCACTGACTTTGTGATGCTAAGAAACTCACTGTCACCACACttctcagaatattttctgGAGTTCCAATTTGAGATACTGCGGACTTGCTTGTGGAAACGTTGAGACTACTCATACACTACTAAAGTCAGTAAGAATTAA
It contains:
- the TAB2 gene encoding TGF-beta-activated kinase 1 and MAP3K7-binding protein 2 isoform X1 translates to MCPRFPFEFSNLLIDVTEILELIGCSLKKEKKIVLRNAFKLNNNNNLDACCAVLSQESTKYLYGEGDLGFSDDSGIPGLRNHMTSLNLDLQSQNVYHHGREGGRMNGSRTLSHSVSDGHLQTSQSNNELFQQEPQTAPAQVPQGFNVFGMANTVSTSNPGQHLGFHLGSKGVSNLSQQTPRFNPIMVTLAPNIQPGRNTPTSLHIHGVPPPVLNSPQGNSIYIRPYITAPSGTTRQTQQQPGWASQFNPMHPQQAYQPSQPSPWTTLPTSSTTPHTSSQHSTQANQQGHQTSHVYMPISSPTTPQAPMIHSSGSSQSSAHSQYNIQNISTGPRKNQIEIKLEPPQRNSSSKLRSTGPRTSATSSSLNSQTLSRSQPTVYISASPPNTDEVITRGQPKVYISANATTGDDQVVRNQPTLFISTNPGVSATSRNMSGQVSMGPAFIHHHPPKSRAVGNSTTATSPRVVVTQPNTKYTFKITVSPNKPPAVSPGVVSPTFEPTNLLNLPDHYVEPEGIQHLTDPVLAHVDRISDARKLSMGSDDAAYTQALLVHQKARMERLQRELEIQKKKLDKLKSEVNEMENNLTRRRLKRSNSVSQIPSLEEMQQLRSCNRQLQIDIDCLTKEIDLFQARGPHFNPSAIHNFYDNIGFLGPVPPKPKDQRSTVKTPKTVPDTDEDEGAQWSCTACTFLNHPALNRCEQCEMPRHF
- the TAB2 gene encoding TGF-beta-activated kinase 1 and MAP3K7-binding protein 2 isoform X2; amino-acid sequence: MAQGSQQIDIQVLHDLRQKFPEVPEGVVSRCMLQNNNNLDACCAVLSQESTKYLYGEGDLGFSDDSGIPGLRNHMTSLNLDLQSQNVYHHGREGGRMNGSRTLSHSVSDGHLQTSQSNNELFQQEPQTAPAQVPQGFNVFGMANTVSTSNPGQHLGFHLGSKGVSNLSQQTPRFNPIMVTLAPNIQPGRNTPTSLHIHGVPPPVLNSPQGNSIYIRPYITAPSGTTRQTQQQPGWASQFNPMHPQQAYQPSQPSPWTTLPTSSTTPHTSSQHSTQANQQGHQTSHVYMPISSPTTPQAPMIHSSGSSQSSAHSQYNIQNISTGPRKNQIEIKLEPPQRNSSSKLRSTGPRTSATSSSLNSQTLSRSQPTVYISASPPNTDEVITRGQPKVYISANATTGDDQVVRNQPTLFISTNPGVSATSRNMSGQVSMGPAFIHHHPPKSRAVGNSTTATSPRVVVTQPNTKYTFKITVSPNKPPAVSPGVVSPTFEPTNLLNLPDHYVEPEGIQHLTDPVLAHVDRISDARKLSMGSDDAAYTQALLVHQKARMERLQRELEIQKKKLDKLKSEVNEMENNLTRRRLKRSNSVSQIPSLEEMQQLRSCNRQLQIDIDCLTKEIDLFQARGPHFNPSAIHNFYDNIGFLGPVPPKPKDQRSTVKTPKTVPDTDEDEGAQWSCTACTFLNHPALNRCEQCEMPRHF